In a genomic window of Magnetococcales bacterium:
- the rpmI gene encoding 50S ribosomal protein L35 has translation MPKIKTHRGAAKRFKLTGSGKFKRNKAYKQHILTSKSQKRKRNMRLAGMVADVDMAAVHRMLPNHY, from the coding sequence ATGCCTAAAATCAAAACACACCGAGGCGCCGCCAAGCGGTTCAAGCTCACCGGTTCCGGAAAGTTCAAACGTAATAAGGCGTACAAACAACATATCTTGACCTCAAAAAGTCAAAAACGTAAACGCAACATGCGCCTGGCAGGTATGGTGGCCGATGTCGACATGGCCGCCGTCCACCGCATGCTGCCCAATCATTACTGA
- the infC gene encoding translation initiation factor IF-3 — protein MRLYGRKKSSTRQVTRNVVSLHPLRRSPAAPTPGVVTFSLEGTAISKQPVKDRGPQLTDTTRINEQIRVPEVRLIDENSEQVGIISRTEAMSRAFEVGLDLVEVAPEARPPVCKIMDYTKFKYQKAIRERQARKNQTRIDTKEVKFRPGTDIHDYDVKLRSIRKFLEQGNKVKCTLRFRGREMAHQELGMTLLGRLEIALDDLAKVEQRPRLMGRQMTMVVAPTVPVKKK, from the coding sequence ATGAGGTTGTATGGCAGAAAAAAGAGCAGTACAAGGCAAGTCACAAGGAACGTCGTATCGTTGCACCCCCTCAGGCGCTCACCTGCCGCGCCAACTCCCGGGGTGGTCACTTTTTCTCTGGAGGGAACAGCCATAAGCAAACAGCCAGTCAAGGATCGTGGACCCCAACTCACCGATACCACCCGCATCAATGAACAGATCCGGGTACCGGAGGTCCGACTGATCGATGAAAATTCGGAGCAGGTTGGAATCATCTCCCGCACGGAGGCCATGAGCCGCGCCTTCGAGGTCGGGCTTGATCTCGTGGAAGTGGCGCCAGAAGCAAGGCCCCCCGTCTGCAAGATCATGGATTACACCAAGTTCAAGTACCAAAAAGCGATTCGTGAGCGCCAGGCCCGCAAAAACCAAACCCGGATCGATACCAAAGAGGTCAAGTTCCGGCCCGGCACGGACATCCATGACTACGATGTCAAGCTCCGCAGCATTCGCAAATTTTTGGAGCAGGGCAACAAGGTTAAATGCACCCTGCGCTTCCGAGGACGGGAAATGGCCCACCAGGAGCTGGGAATGACCCTCCTGGGACGCCTGGAAATCGCCCTGGATGACTTGGCCAAGGTGGAACAAAGACCGCGCCTGATGGGACGCCAGATGACCATGGTGGTGGCTCCGACCGTTCCGGTCAAGAAAAAATAA